The nucleotide sequence TCCATGCTATTAGTTCTAACGAACGTCCCACTTTACACCAAACCCCGACGTTCAATACCCATGAACCCGTCACTCTTTATATACCAATGCCAGCGGACACCACCGACGGTGCAAACCCCGACGTTCACTCACGGACCTGGCTGAAACCCGCCCAGGTCGAACGAATGAAAGACGCCTGTCTCACTGAGGAGTTCCCCACCTACCTACAGGATCGAAACCTCGCGATTGTCTCACTCCTCTACGACACCGGGCTTCGAGCAAGCGAGCTCGTCTCGCTCGATACCCGCCACCTGGAACTTGAGGACTCCCGGCTCTTGCTCCCCGGCAGTATCCAGAAAGGAAACGCGTCGTCAGCCTCGCTCGAATTAGGGAAGTGGGGCGCGGATTCGACACGAGACCTGCGTAGGTACCTCCGAGACCGCTGGAAGGACACCGACGCGTTATTCCCTTCGCGATCGAGCGACCGGCTCTCACGCCGCTCTCTGCAGCGTCTCATCGGCCGCGTCGCAGAGGTGGCCGACGTCGAGCCGTACACCGAGGACTTTGAACAGGTGGATCCGAGCCACGTCCACCCGCATACGCTTCGACATTCCGTTGCCTATCGGATCATCGTCGAGGAAGAAGGACGGCTTGAGGACGTGCAAATGCGACTACGTCACGCGAACAGATCAACGACGGACCGGATTTACTCCCACTACGTCGTGAGATGAGG is from Haloterrigena turkmenica DSM 5511 and encodes:
- a CDS encoding tyrosine-type recombinase/integrase, translated to MPADTTDGANPDVHSRTWLKPAQVERMKDACLTEEFPTYLQDRNLAIVSLLYDTGLRASELVSLDTRHLELEDSRLLLPGSIQKGNASSASLELGKWGADSTRDLRRYLRDRWKDTDALFPSRSSDRLSRRSLQRLIGRVAEVADVEPYTEDFEQVDPSHVHPHTLRHSVAYRIIVEEEGRLEDVQMRLRHANRSTTDRIYSHYVVR